The Vitis riparia cultivar Riparia Gloire de Montpellier isolate 1030 chromosome 3, EGFV_Vit.rip_1.0, whole genome shotgun sequence genome includes a region encoding these proteins:
- the LOC117910933 gene encoding uncharacterized protein LOC117910933 gives MPPRRAASSQNSQANDDVPPVEGLPPVSAEGIYRYLGTLAGLVERQARAAGTNVQGQSSSSRGSSFDDFKKLGPPYFSGATDPTEAEAWILKMEKFFGVIDCSEEQKASYAAFMLDKEADHWWRMTRRLLEDQGPITWRQFREAFYKKYFPDSVRRQKLGVYSEVVDRALIAEKDNEELHQYREQQRKRNRSDGAHGNQAQRRATSGRNQNKGKTTQNLDGICPTCGKKHGGRPCYRETGACFGCGKQGHLIRDCPENRKFITGKPKEENKEDKQKPKAQGRVLSESTPYLLES, from the exons ATGCCACCAAGAAGAGCAGCTTCTTCACAAAACAGTCAGGCTAATGATGATGTACCCCCAGTTGAGGGTTTGCCTCCTGTGAGTGCAGAAGGGATCTATAGGTATCTTGGGACACTAGCTGGTTTAGTTGAACGCCAAGCTCGAGCTGCTGGGACTAATGTTCAGGGACAGTCTTCATCTTCTAGGGGTAGCTCTTTTGATGACTTCAAGAAATTGGGTCCTCCTTActtttctggtgctacagatcccACAGAGGCAGAGGCTTGGATCCTTAAGATGGAGAAATTCTTTGGTGTGATAGATTGCTCTGAGGAGCAAAAAGCCTCTTATGCAGCttttatgttagataaagagGCAGATCATTGGTGGCGTATGACTAGGAGACTTTTGGAGGATCAGGGACCCATAACATGGAGACAATTTCGGGAGGCTTTCTACAAGAAGTATTTCCCTGACAGTGTTAGGCGGCAGAAG CTTGGTGTCTATTCAGAGGTTGTTGATAGAGCCCTTATAGCAGAGAAAGATAATGAGGAGCTTCATCAGTATAGGGAACAGCAAAGGAAGCGAAATAGAagtgatggtgctcatggtaatcAAGCACAGCGAAGGGCTACATCAGgaagaaatcagaataaagggAAGACAACGCAGAATTTGGATGGgatttgtcctacttgtggcAAGAAGCATGGGGGTAGGCCATGTTATAGAGAGActggagcttgctttggttgtgggaagCAAGGACATTTGATCAGAGATTGTCCAGAGAATAGGAAGTTCATCACTGGGAAgcctaaagaggaaaataaggaggataaacaGAAACCCAAAGCCCAAGGGCGG GTACTCTCCGAATccacaccttatttgctagagtcttga